In Nerophis ophidion isolate RoL-2023_Sa linkage group LG03, RoL_Noph_v1.0, whole genome shotgun sequence, the following are encoded in one genomic region:
- the mrpl35 gene encoding 39S ribosomal protein L35, mitochondrial: MAAVLARKVSGLLRPLSVSLCAFTPKVAPLSNLTRSKPPCISSFPAILTPLSATHCLLPRCGLLQRASALIAPLSQQPIRSLTYYSVKKGKRKSVKSVTQRFMRLHCGLWIRRKAGYKKKLWKKKPARKKRLREHVFCNRTQCKLLDKMTSPFWKRRNWFLNDPYLKYHDRVNLKL; this comes from the exons ATGGCGGCCGTCCTGGCGAGGAAGGTGTCGG GACTGCTGAGGCCGCTGTCTGTGTCTTTGTGCGCCTTCACACCGAAGGTTGCTCCACTGTCTAACCTCACAAGGTCCAAGCCTCCGTGCATCTCCTCGTTCCCCGCTATTCTCACTCCTTTGTCGGCTACACACTGTCTCCTACCTCGATGTGGCCTCCTCCAACG GGCCTCGGCTCTCATTGCCCCCTTGAGTCAGCAGCCCATCCGAAGTTTGACATACTACAGTGTAAAGAAGGGCAAGAGAAAGTCTGTCAAGTCTGTGACACAAAGGTTCATGAGGTTGCACTGTGGCCTGTGGATTAGGCGTAAG GCTGGATACAAGAAGAAACTGTGGAAGAAGAAACCCGCCAGAAAAAAGCGCTTGCGGGAGCATGTCTTTTGTAATAGGACACAGTGTAAACTTTTAGATAAAATGACATCACCCTTTTGGAAAAGGAGGAACTGGTTTTTGAATGATCCGTACCTGAAGTACCACGACAGGGTAAACCTTAAACTGTAA